Sequence from the Drosophila subpulchrella strain 33 F10 #4 breed RU33 chromosome 3R, RU_Dsub_v1.1 Primary Assembly, whole genome shotgun sequence genome:
TTTCCAAACGCACTTCAAGGCTTTCTATCTCCTTTCGCAGCTCCTGGGATCGTTCCTTCTCTATTCGCAGATCGCTTTTATAGCGACTGCCACAAATGAGCAGCCTCTGGACATTGTCCGCATTATTGGGAGTATCCTTTTGCCGCAAAGCTTTGGTGGcctataaatattaatataataatcaGTCTTTTCAAGTTGAACGCCTCTTATATCGTCACCTCGGGTATCTTCTCGCATAACTCCTTGAAGAAATCATCATCGAAATCATCTGGCACCAGTGGCTCATCTTCTGATCCTGAAGCCTTCGACATCCTTGAGTTTTTACTTTCGCCTGCACCTTATTGAACAAACTGATAGCCTTAACCTTGTCCTGGCAACAAGTTGCCATACCGGCACAGCTGCCAAGGGCAAcaaaaaagaatttgtttaCTGCATTTTATTTAGGTAGTATGTATAAAAAGCGTCATTGTGCTCTTAGTCGCTATGGAAACAAAGTACATGCCACTGCATGTTCATGTGAAGTCATTTATAGCTATTGgatttaaaaattccctaTGGCCTTTGAGTAAACTTTGGAATCTTGGGATAATTATTAAACTACATTTTACTAAAAATAAGCAGCTGACGCATACTAGTTACTTTGAGCTTAAAATTAAAGTAATAATTTAAGAGAGACTTGTTGGCATCACAATAGCTTCGATGTTGGGACTATGGCCACTCATCCTCAAAGGGAGCATCGTTAACCGTGTGGAAACTGAGGCCAgtgccttcaggcttgtgccaGGAGGGAAGCAGAACAGTTCGCCAGAAAGATCTACAAAGAAGTCTTATCATAAAAGAGTTTTacattggaaaaaattcaacTTGCCTGCCTCGCACCAGACCCAAAAACAGTTTCCAGTTCTTTTTAGTGCCAAAGTTGTAGGGATTGATGTAAATGCGTTGCTGCTGCAGGAGCCGTTTTGTCTCCGCTTCGTTGATGTGGGCCTCCACACTCGTTTCTCCGCGAGTGATGAGTTTGGCATGCCAGATGGAAAGGCTCCCGAGGGCCAAGACCACGGCCACATTTGTGAAGGCCATAAACCACAGGGCTCGTCGTCGACCAGGCGCAGGTGCATCCGTATCCAAAAGGGGTGTCGGAAGATTGTGTATTGCAGGCGGCAGCATAAACTCATCGTATTCATGGGGATGGGTCTGCAAAACGGAATGTATTGAATGATCTGCTTGCTAGTTGTGCCATAACTGTTTTACCACCGGAATGATGTGTCCACTGAGGTTAAACTTGACTGGTTGCCCCTCCAGGGGCTCAATCTCCGTCCAGGTTTCGCCATTGTCCAGCCACAGGTATTTGTGGCCAATCTCCAAGCCAAACAGAATGAGAAACAGGCATCCCAGAGTGGTGTACGTCATGTAGAGGAAAAAGTACCGATGGTTTCCATAGCCCACACAGTTGTTGAGCCAAGCTGTACATGGAATATATTAGAATACAGTTCAGGAAAGGAAAGAAAGTGCCGATACTCACGGCAGTGGTGATCCATCTTGAGGATGCAGCGATTGCAGACGGAGCAATGATGGGTCCTTGGTGGTTTGGGGGCTATGCACTTGCCACACATGCTAACCGCTTCCACCAGCGACACACCTTCCGGTGGATGACCCGCCGGCGTGATCACAGCCATAATGTAGTGGAAAACAACATTGAGCAACAGCCAATTGCCCACAACGAGCAGGAAATAGGTGACCAACTGGCTCTTGGCCCACCAAAAGGGCAAACCAATCCAGTAGGCAATACTAACCACTGAAGTGGTCAGGGCAGCTACTCCAACCACAAAAAACTGAAAGAGGAATATAGATATTAATTATGtatatttcaaaaatgtttaaaagaaGGTTACCCTACATTtctttgaaaatttatgatttttctAGATTTAAAGGAGATTTTAAATGGGTTTGTTGGAAGTAatttgaaaactttttaagaatttaaacAATTATATCAACGGGATGTTATAAAATAACTTTAGAGTtactaattaaaaatcaaatatagaAATGTTTGGATCATAATGGATTAATGAATCATAATCTTTTCAGAAAAAGTAGGTTACTATgcaactaaaaaaaatgttatgtaGCTTAGTGTTACCGGTCCCAGGCAGTGAGTGTAGTTGTCGACGAACCAAAAAATGGGGGTCAAACAGACGTCGGAGGCGTAGGAGGAGTTCATGTGGGCGTTGAAAGTCAGGGAGTGCCAGCAATGTTTCATATAAGACCAACGAAGCCGGCATAAAGCGCTGTTAAATAAGTAAACAATAAACACAAACATTGGAATGAGTGTTCCAATTGGAAAGTGGGCAGTTCGAATCTTACAGCAACTCCTGACCAGAGTGGCCTCTCCATGTGATACGCGCCATTGTTATCTACGTGTCCTTGCCTCTTTTGTCTAACCTTTTGGTTTTATTACAGCATTTTTGGCgttaaataaactttttttggcaAAACAATAAAGTTTGCACCGTTTTAGTGTGACCTTTTGTGTCAGAAATCCCTCAACCAGCTGTTGCCTATCGATTACCGACTATTTGACTATCGTTTTCTGTTCAACCAACGtttgttttgcatttttcGGTGAAATTGTTAAATTTGTGTAAAATAACATGCGTTCACGGAGCAGGAGTCGCAGCCGGCAGAGGGAACGCCGCAGATCCGTTTCCAGGGATCGTTCCCGCTCGGAGAGAAGAACCTACCAAAAACCGCAGCCAAGACGATCAGTTTCCCGCGAGAGGGAAAGAGACAGGGAGAGGGAGCTCCACAGGGACAGGACTTCACATCGCAACTCCCGTCGTTCCAGGGAAAAGGAGGTGGTGTCTCGCCGCCACAGAGCCCGCTCCTCATCATCCAGCAGCTCCGGCAGCAGCAGTCGAAGCTCTAGTTCCTCCAGGAGCCCATCCAGAAGCCGAAAATCCCGCCCAAAATCCGTGGAACGATGGCCCAACGATCGTTTTCACGAAAACAACGACAGGCGGCAGAATCCCTTCCGGGGAAGGGCTCCCGAGGGCAGTTTCATTAATGACCCTGCAGAACCCTCGTCCAGATCGCAGCACAGAGGCCGAGGAGCCACCCAGTTCAAAGGAGATTCCAAGGCGATCAATGCCCGCCGGAACCAGAGAGTTCGCATCGCCGAGGAGGGCGTACCAGAAGTCTGGGGCAAGAGCCCATCTCGGCCAGAAAGCGACGAAGTGGAGCTGGTAAAGGGCTCCTACATGGGACCCAAGAAGAAAAAGAAGAAGGGCAAGAGCAAACACAAGAAAGCGGACAAGAAATCCAAGAAAAAGTCAAAGAAATCGAAGAAGAAAAAGAGCAAAAAGGAGTCCAGCTCCTCGGACGACTCCTCCTCCAGTTCATCTAGTAGCGAGGACAGCAGCGATGACTCCAGTAGCTCCAGTTCCAGCTCCGAAAGCGAGGATGAGTCCGAGGCGGAAGATGTTTGGCTGGAAAAGACTGCCGAGGGTGTCAAGAAACCCAAAAAGAAGAAGTCATCCACCAGCAAAAAGGATAAAAAGtcaaaaaagaagaaaaagaagCGGAAATCAGAGGCCGAGAAGTCCAAGAAGAGCTCCTCCTCCAGTGGCAGCAGGTCCAAGGCTAAGGATAGTGCCTCCCACAACGACGAGGACGTGGGTCCTTCACTGCGAACAGGTGGAAGCCTGAATCAAAAGGATTTCGGAAAGGCCCTGTTGCCCGGAGAAGGTGCCGCCATGGCTGCCTACATCGCCGAGGGCAAGAGGATTCCCCGCCGTGGTGAGATCGGCTTAACCTCCGACGAGATTGCCAACTTTGAGTCCGTTGGCTACGTGATGAGCGGCAGCAGGCATCGGCGCATGGAGGCGGTGCGTATCCGCAAGGAGAACCAGCTGTACTCCGCCGACGAAAAGCGGGCGCTTGCCATGTTCAGCAAGGAGGAGCGGCAGAAGCGCGAGAACAAGATCCTGTCGCAGTTCAAGGACATGATCCACTCAAAGCTGCAGGCCAAGGACAAGAAGTAGGCGAGCCATAAACTATATTCAGAAATGAGTGGATCTTTTGCTGCCCCAGACCCAACGAAACACCTAAACTTTATAAACTTTTAAAAGCAatcataataaaaaaaattgtaaattacATTGAAGATTTCCTGGCTTAACCAGAAAAGAAATTTGTACTTACTCACTATTTGCAAACATAGGACCGAAAATATATTCTTCTATAAATCACTGGAACATATACTTTTATAATACTAATCATCAACCTGACAGTACCGAATATTAAAGTAATTATCCAATTCTATTTAAGAAACCCTTTTTTTAAGTGTTTAAAAAACAGGCACCCTGTTTCCGGCAGAGGAATACGCCAAACACACTCGGTATTTTATCGTCTGGTCACACTGCCGCGATGCTCGAAAACGTGGGGTTGAAAAACCTTTGACTGAAGCTGCGCCAATTCCCCAATTAAACCGCAAAGTTTGCACAATTCGGCGGTTACCTCGATGTCTGCACTTATTTACCAGACCCATTAACCGAATTCCGCGCGACGGAGTGTGAAGTTTCGCGAAAAGACTCATCTGCAAGGGGGTGGTGTTGGTGCGAACGAGACGGCAGCTGGCGAAGGCCGGAGCAAAACAAACGTAACGCTAACCGGCGgcaaagaagaagaagagcagGAGCAGATAAGCCGAAtacaattgaaaaaaatacattAATAAATACAAGCACACACACGGAGGCACACCCACAAACACACACTCGCTTCGTTTAATCAATTAACGGGACAACGGCCGAAGAAACCGTTACAGTTCGTTTTCAGACGTCGCGTGCGAAGATTGTGTCACCCAGGCAGCGGGATAATAATAAAAGCGAACTCCTGGATATAACCCACCCCATAGCCACCATGCCCGCCGTCGATGAGCTGCAGTCGCCGTCCAGCGAAATGGTCCTACTGACCCCCAGTTCCGGAAACCCACCCTCCAGCATAGCGGCCAATCCGGCGGCCAATCCCCCCGAGAAAACCCAAGTTCGCGAGGGATCCGCCGAATCGGACAGCAGCAGGGTTGTGATCAAAAAGCAGCTTGGCCTCCTGGAAGGCGTGGCCATCATCCTGGGCATTATCTTTGGATCCGGAATCTTCGTATCCCCGAAAGGCGTCCTCCTGGAGGTGCAGTCCGTGGGCGCTTCGCTGGTCATCTGGGTCCTCTGCGGACTGCTGTCCATGATAGGTGCCCTATGCTATGCGGAACTCGGCACTGCCATACCCAAATCCGGCGGGGATTACGCCTATATCTTCGAGGCTTACGGATCGCTGCCGGCGTTTCTCTATCTCTGGGATGCCATGATGATATTCGTGTGAGTATGACTGCtcaattttgtttaaataatgTTTTATACGTTATCGCTAAAGTTCCCTTATCTGTAGTTCACTAGAAAACATTAACAAAGCCCCAATTAGTTTCATTAATCGGTTTCAAATTGCAAAATAATCATTAAAGAAACCTGATAGCAATTAAAAAACCATTTGTTTGGTCTGTTCCCTTGTTTATATTCACGAGTTTTGGTTTTAACCAggtttaaaaatctttttataatttttaaacgtTTTCTGAATGTTGGATTTCTTTTATATAGAAATCTATATAAAGTATAGTACTACTTTTTTCCAGACTCTGAACCTTATTTTTAGATAGGGTCAAGTTCATAAACTCCTAGATTAGACTAGAAAGCAGGAATTATTTTGGATTGGTTTGGCTTTAGCtggtttttcaaggttaagccatatattatattatatacataGAAAGTGAATCGAGCCTTATCACATAATCTACACTccataaatgtatttattggGGCAGTTCTGTGAGTTCTGCACTGACCGTTTTATTGCCTGctatttttggcatttaggatCGGCGATAAGCGCGAATATCTGCTTTTCCACTTTTGCATGCGGTGATTATCAGCAGGGAATATGTCTGAATGCAGTCTGTGTAAATTTTCCGCTGATTAGTTTGTGCTCTTATCTCTTGCAGACCCACGACCAATGCCATTATGGGACTGACCTTTGCCTCCTATGTGCTGGAACCCTTTTTCGGCGGAGCCTGCCACATTCCCAAGATAGCCCTGCAGCTGCTGGCGGCCATCACCATCTGCTTCCTCACCTACCTGAATTCATACTACATGAAGGTGACCACCAAGATGCAGAACATCATCATGTTCACCAAAATCGCTGCCCTGGTCATGATCATCCTGGTGGGCCTGGTCTGGATGCTAATGGGCAATGTGGAGAACTTCACCAGACCCTTCGATGACACAGAGACTGATCCCGGCAAGATGTCGGTGGCCTTTTATTCCGGCATCTTTTCGTATGCGGGCTGGAATTACTTGAACTTCATGACGGAGGAACTGCGGGATCCCTATCGCAATCTGCCGCGCGCCATTTACATCTCACTGCCACTGGTCACCGGCATTTATGTGCTGGCCAATGTGGCTTATCTGGCCGTGCTGTCGCCCTCCGAGATGATCGCCTCCAATGCCATCGCAGTGGTGAGAATATAGCGACCCTGTTCCTATTTGGAATCCGAACGGTTTTTGGCGGGAATTGAGATTACAGATTATAAAGCTTTAATTGACGATAGTATCACAAATCTACTTAAGCATTcgattagtttttaatttaatgttgcttaaaatatcttttatgTTTTAGTATACCTAGGGATTAGTCTGATTTTCCTATACGTACTTTAAAATCGCTTAAATGAGATAGATTgtagaaaagttaaattatttgatCGGAATAGCAAAAGGCATCAATCGTGTATGGGCTTAATTAAACCAGAGCGGCTTGTTGAACGATTTTAATTGATCTCCTCTCTCCACAGACCTTCGGCGATAAGATTCTCGGCGCCTTTTCATTGGTCATACCCATCATGGTGGCCATCTCCGCCTTTGGCGGCCTCTCCGTCCACATCATGACCTCCTCCCGCATTTGCTTTGTGGGCGCCCGCAATGGACATATGCCGGCGATTTTGTCGCACATCAGCGTGAAGAGCTACACCCCACTGCCGTCGCTCGTTTTTCTGGTAAGAAGCGCCCTCAATTAGCGAACAAAATGATATAATGTAATTAATCCCTAATTGATTTGACTGTGTCCCTCTCGGCAGTGCTTTCTCTCCATTGTGATGCTGGTGGTGAGCGACGTGTACGTGCTGATCACCTACGCCAGCATTGTGGAATCGTTCTTTATAATGCTGTCGGTGTCAGCGGTTCTGTACTTCCGCTACACACGTCCCTGCATGGATAGGCCAATTAAAGTGAGTTTAGCTTAGTCAGTGTTGCCAAACGAGATGTTCTGTAGCTCcgtattttaataaaatatgtaatatTGTAGCTGTTCAGacttaaatcaaataaaatttgaataGATATACATTTAAAGTAGATTAAACACAAGTCTTGAATGCTATCTCTATTTGGCAACACTGAACCGAATCATACTATTTAGTATAATCTATTGTTATTGCTGTGACAGGTCGCCTTGTGGATACCCGCACTATTTGTCATCGTGTGCGCCTTTCTAGTCGTCGTGCCCATCTATGTGGCGCCCTACGAGGTCGGCATGGGGGTATTAATCACCATAATTGGCATACCCTTCTACTACGTGGGCGTCGTGTGGAAGAATAAGCCGAAATGGGTGCAGCGCACGATTGGTGAGTATATTCCCTCACATTAACCCCGATGTGTGGCATTGTCCGACATTTATATGGCTTTCCTTTGTAGACTCGCTGACCTTCACTTGCCAGAAGCTCTTCTTGTCCGCCAAAGAGGAGAAGGAGGACTAACTGCCTCCCAAATCAAccacaaacaaaaataatcgAAAAATCACTTCGACGATCTACCAAAGTCAGGAGCAATTCGGACTTCCAAATGTCTATCTATTAAATCTCTATATATTTATGTGAACGCTTGAGGAGAAGAACTTCGACTCGTCAAacctgaaaactgaaaaatacctaaaaaaggggaaaaacaTGACCTGTACATCACAAGGACTGTAGCACGAAGTCAATACTGTTTCATATTTATACATCATGACAAACTTTTACCTAAAGTGCAAACTCATCGAATAGTAGTTTAGTTTTGATTTAGAGCTTAGCATTTATTTTGCACTGATTAAATTCTAAACCAAAGCCAGCCAACAACTGTTTGCCAAAGGTGCGATATTCAGACTGGAATTTgccatatttaaaagtttcttaccattttttgttgcatattgtttaaaaattcgGTTATTATGTATATTGTTTTCGTCCCTCATTTTACATTTTACTACCTAAGTGCATTGCAAATTGTAATAAAGATTTTTGTACGTTTCAGCGAGCTTTCTTTGCGTTTTTTAGGCGCTGCCCGCGAAAGTATGCTATAAGATGCGAGGGAAAGATAAAGTAAAACAATTGATAAGGTTGAATTGATTGAGCATTGCGTGGGGTATAAGCCCATGCTTCCGCTAATCAATTAGGGCTGATAAGTAATGGGTCTATTTTAAGCCATTCATGACGGAGAACTTGCGATTATGGCCAAAAATAAATCGCCACCTGTCGTGGCCTGTGACATTTCGGACAATCGGAGGCTTGTTGGATGACGCCAACGCTATATTCGATCACTGATAGAGTATTCCGTGCGGATCCGGACCCGGGTCTAGGTGTCTTTAATTGATAAAACTGTAGCGCATATCTGGGATTCTACGCACGGTTCGCGGGTGCGCCCGTCTATGCGAAAACTGGGCGAGAGTAGTGGACTGATTTGTATGCGACATATTCGGCGTCTCGTTTAATGtctttttaagtatttatatGCAGGTAGTACGTCTAGTTACCAGATTGCTCGTAAAATCGACCAGATTGGATTTgatgtttttttattatggCCAAATAATTGAGTTATTGCGACTGGCCGAGCATCCCAAGTGAGGCTCCCCCGATGTTGGGTTGTAACTGCTTCATTAGTGATCTTAGATGATTGCTATTTCACTAGATGGGGCTGGGCTAAGCAACATCTCGCTTAAAGCCTGCTAATTGCCGGCACGTGAGTTCTGCCACTAAGGAAGACACCTTTCGCTCTGAATGAACTATTCCACATTTATTGTTCGATGTGGACAGTTGGTATGGAGGCGTAATCTAGCAAATATTGGAGCATTCTGTTTATTTTGCTACTGGAAAAAAGCTTCTCGTTTGCACAATCAATTGCATGGTTGATCAAATGAATCGGTCTTATAAGTTAGGAGAGGAGTTCCTCTTCTACAAACCTGCTCATGTGATAATCATGCGATTACCTCTAACAAATATTGACACCTTTTGGGCAATAATTTGAGGTCTGCACAATCGTGttcaaataattaaattagcaACGGGAAAGCCCGCCAATCAATGAGCTGAACGGACCGAATAGAACCGGTAACTGAGATATTTGTAAAATAGATTAACTGATTTAAATTGGATTaataagttattaatttggtTTAGccttaattaataaaaaaatatttccttggcAACTTAAAAAGTAGCCTCAGTCAATAATTGTgcttaaaatcaatttttaataattgggGTTCTTAAAACTTATTTTGGTAAGGTCAATAATATTGACTCAATATTAAATAGAAAACctaaaacatatatatttttgaactTGAATGAAAATTCAAAGAGTCATCACTCGGGTTATCATGATTAATGACcgttttaaaaaaagtatttttgatTGAGTAGTAGtagttgtatatttttatttaaataattataatttttgattGATTAACTCCTTTTCCCGGACAAAGAAAAAGTGGCACCTCTATCATCACTACCTTTCAGCTGCTTTTATGACAACTGAATCCCCTTCTAAGCCTTGGCATTTGAATGTCTGGTCTGTGATATCTGGACAATTCAATTGCAAATATCCGAGTTCGTGTGACTGCTCAATACCCAccataaagatataaataGATATCAGAATGCCCTctatgtgtatatttacaattCTGACATTCCCACATGTGGATCACGAACTGCCCATACATGTGTAAATGTAACgcacaaaaaaaacaacaccGATCAGATCGGAGATATGTTATAAAAATCAGAAAACGCTCCGATTCCCCGGACCGAAATTGTAAAACGTGCGAAAATCGCTCAATGAATATTCGCCTCGCCTCGGTGGCGATCGATAGctctgttttttatttgagGACTCGGCTTTTAATTAGCGACTTTCGGCATGACGTTGTCGCGACTCGTTGGCTTAGTAACGCCAACTGACTTGGccgaaagcaaacaaataaatcgGCAAATTGTAtgcaaaacaaaatattatcaTAAATGATCGAGGGCGGCATTAGGTGCGAATTATGACGAGTGTTACCCTTTGATTATTTCGACTAACGTTGATCGACATAAAGACGCCCTTTTTGGATGGGCTTGGCGGTGCGATTGAGTTTCCGTGACGTTAAGTATACGCCGTGTGTTGTGCGTTAAGTATACGCAGGGTGGTGCAGCCTTCTGGTGgtagaaatttaattttcgcTAAGTTGACCGACTTAGTGGGGTGGCTTGCACTATGTACCGATCCTACCGGGGGCCCCCTTCCCCCCTAAGACTCCGAATTCCCATCGATCGATCGATCGTCGGCTGTTCGCGCGACCATTTTGCTGCGGTGTAAGTGAGTTCGTATCTGTGTGAGCGGTGCACGCGCTTCGGGCGGGGATTTCAGCTTTCGAATTTTCAAGTAGTTCGTTGACTGCCCGCTGAGGAAGTTGTGAAGGTGCTTCGCCAGCGAAACGTCCGCGCAGTCTAGAATCCGTCACCACATCGGAAGGTGCTATAGCCGCTCGTCAGGAGTCGAGAACTTGGAACGATCGTTAATAAGCTCACCATGAAGCTAACCGCTTTCTTCGAGGCTTTGTTTTTGCTTATCTGCTGGTCGCAAGGTAAATACATTGCTATTTCTAGGAAGTCCTGTGACTCATTCGTGTTTGTCGGGGTCCAAGTTGGGCAAAAAGATATTGtgaatcaaaacaaaaatagcCATAAATCGATATCTTTCGCGGGAAGTACTTTTGACTAAGAATGATTGGCCAGTCATACCCCCTGGTATTCTTGAAGTCCATGGactgaaaaaatattagttttgTTTTGAACTGACTGAAACAATCCATATAATATTATCAAATTTATCTGAATACTAtatagtttttgtttttctaatactgaatatatataattttttagaatattatataaatacttataaaatataaagtgTAATGGTACACTTTTATAAGATTAGACAAATTCTTTGTATCAATTTCTATTAATATCAATACCATTAAGTTCGGGtccaatatatatatttttctttgtgCAGTAACTTCCTTCGAAACGCGTGTGACTGACTGTTCGTATCTATTACGAAATGTCAATACCTGATATTGGTGGATCTTGGCATTAGCAGTCATAAGTACACACTTCACGAAACTAATTTTGACCAGTTTAATGGTGTTTATTCCACTTGAAACTGTcaattaatacattttattggCCACCGATTGATTTAGATTTATAGCTGGACTTCACGGCAAGTTGTTAGGGTTTTCTATTTTGGTGAGGTATTAGCACAAAAGTAATCTGTTATCTATGGGGAAGCtccataaatattatttacatgCTAAATGAATATCTGTAATCTACACTTTAAGACTGtgacatatttatttattttgctta
This genomic interval carries:
- the LOC119562995 gene encoding palmitoyltransferase ZDHHC16 — its product is MARITWRGHSGQELLALCRLRWSYMKHCWHSLTFNAHMNSSYASDVCLTPIFWFVDNYTHCLGPFFVVGVAALTTSVVSIAYWIGLPFWWAKSQLVTYFLLVVGNWLLLNVVFHYIMAVITPAGHPPEGVSLVEAVSMCGKCIAPKPPRTHHCSVCNRCILKMDHHCPWLNNCVGYGNHRYFFLYMTYTTLGCLFLILFGLEIGHKYLWLDNGETWTEIEPLEGQPVKFNLSGHIIPVTHPHEYDEFMLPPAIHNLPTPLLDTDAPAPGRRRALWFMAFTNVAVVLALGSLSIWHAKLITRGETSVEAHINEAETKRLLQQQRIYINPYNFGTKKNWKLFLGLVRGRSFWRTVLLPSWHKPEGTGLSFHTVNDAPFEDEWP
- the LOC119562997 gene encoding NKAP family protein CG6066; this translates as MRSRSRSRSRQRERRRSVSRDRSRSERRTYQKPQPRRSVSRERERDRERELHRDRTSHRNSRRSREKEVVSRRHRARSSSSSSSGSSSRSSSSSRSPSRSRKSRPKSVERWPNDRFHENNDRRQNPFRGRAPEGSFINDPAEPSSRSQHRGRGATQFKGDSKAINARRNQRVRIAEEGVPEVWGKSPSRPESDEVELVKGSYMGPKKKKKKGKSKHKKADKKSKKKSKKSKKKKSKKESSSSDDSSSSSSSSEDSSDDSSSSSSSSESEDESEAEDVWLEKTAEGVKKPKKKKSSTSKKDKKSKKKKKKRKSEAEKSKKSSSSSGSRSKAKDSASHNDEDVGPSLRTGGSLNQKDFGKALLPGEGAAMAAYIAEGKRIPRRGEIGLTSDEIANFESVGYVMSGSRHRRMEAVRIRKENQLYSADEKRALAMFSKEERQKRENKILSQFKDMIHSKLQAKDKK
- the LOC119563066 gene encoding Y+L amino acid transporter 2, with the protein product MPAVDELQSPSSEMVLLTPSSGNPPSSIAANPAANPPEKTQVREGSAESDSSRVVIKKQLGLLEGVAIILGIIFGSGIFVSPKGVLLEVQSVGASLVIWVLCGLLSMIGALCYAELGTAIPKSGGDYAYIFEAYGSLPAFLYLWDAMMIFVPTTNAIMGLTFASYVLEPFFGGACHIPKIALQLLAAITICFLTYLNSYYMKVTTKMQNIIMFTKIAALVMIILVGLVWMLMGNVENFTRPFDDTETDPGKMSVAFYSGIFSYAGWNYLNFMTEELRDPYRNLPRAIYISLPLVTGIYVLANVAYLAVLSPSEMIASNAIAVTFGDKILGAFSLVIPIMVAISAFGGLSVHIMTSSRICFVGARNGHMPAILSHISVKSYTPLPSLVFLCFLSIVMLVVSDVYVLITYASIVESFFIMLSVSAVLYFRYTRPCMDRPIKVALWIPALFVIVCAFLVVVPIYVAPYEVGMGVLITIIGIPFYYVGVVWKNKPKWVQRTIDSLTFTCQKLFLSAKEEKED